A section of the Oryza sativa Japonica Group chromosome 1, ASM3414082v1 genome encodes:
- the LOC4325047 gene encoding protein YIP4b, translating into MSHNHGDTIPLHPSSAQSDMDEIESLIYAAPSATVLPARPPSPPRASIPVSTSPAPLPAPAKPSLPGASVPIIVPQAPPASVSVPIASDGFGPPPNTLTEPVWDTVKRDLARIVSNLKLVVFPNPYREDPGKALRDWDLWGPFFFIVFLGLTLSWSASVKKSEVFAVAFAVLAAGAIILTLNVLLLGGHIIFFQSLSLLGYCLFPLDVGALVCMLKDNVILKIIVVTVTLAWSSWAAYPFMSAAVNPRRKALALYPVFLMYISVGFLIIAID; encoded by the exons atgtCGCACAACCACGGCGACACGATCCCGCTCcacccgtcgtcggcgcagtCCGACATGGACGAGATCGAGAGCCTCATCTACGCGGCGCCCTCCGCCACCGTCCTCCCGGCGcggccgccgtccccgccgcgcgcctccaTCCCGGTCTCCACCTCCCCGGCCCCGCTCCCGGCCCCCGCCAagccctccctccccggcgcgTCCGTCCCCATCATCGTGCCCCAGGCGCCGCCCGCTTCCGTCTCCGTCCCCATCGCCTCCGACGGCTTCGGCCCCCCGCCCAACACGCTCACCGAGCCCGTGTGGGACACCGTCAAGCGCGACCTCGCCCGCATCGTCAGCAACCTCAAGCTCGTCGTCTTCCCCAACCCCTACCGCGAGGACCCCGGCAAGGCGCTCAGGGATTGGGATCTCTGGGGGCCCTTCTTCTTCATCGTTTTCCTCGGCCTCACACTCTCCTGGTCCGCCTCCGTCAAGAAG TCTGAAGTATTTGCTGTTGCATTCGCTGTCCTAGCAGCTGGGGCTATAATTCTTACGCTAAATGTCTTGCTTCTG GGTGGGCACATTATCTTCTTCCAGAGCCTCAGTCTTCTTGGCTACTGTCTGTTTCCTCTGGATGTTGGAGCTCTAGTTTGCATGCTGAAGGACAATGTCATACTAAAGATCATCGTAGTGACCGTCACATTGGCATGGAGTTCCTGGGCTGCATATCCATTCATGAGTGCTGCAGTTAACCCAAGGAGAAAGGCTCTGGCCCTGTATCCCGTCTTCCTCATGTATATTTCAGTTGGTTTCCTCATAATTGCCATAGACTAA